A stretch of Ischnura elegans chromosome 4, ioIscEleg1.1, whole genome shotgun sequence DNA encodes these proteins:
- the LOC124158222 gene encoding DNA repair protein SWI5 homolog produces MASAGDNPSVSNTSPKEENEDEVEEFKEMLVEIEEWSKKEHELDEEIKSLKDALNKEPVVTDKDIMEELHKYNDIKDAAQVVIGSLARFEGVSVTELHKRYNLEMSDA; encoded by the coding sequence ATGGCTTCTGCTGGAGATAACCCTTCAGTAAGTAATACCTCTCCGAAAGAGGAAAATGAAGATGAAGTGGAAGAATTCAAGGAAATGTTGGTGGAAATAGAAGAATGGTCTAAGAAAGAACACGAGCTGGACGAAGAGATAAAGTCCTTGAAAGACGCTCTGAATAAAGAACCAGTTGTTACAGATAAAGATATTATGGAAGAATTACACAAATATAATGATATTAAGGACGCTGCTCAGGTTGTCATTGGAAGTTTGGCGCGTTTCGAGGGAGTGAGTGTTACTGAATTGCACAAGAGATACAATCTAGAAATGTCAGATGCCTAA